From Nicotiana tabacum cultivar K326 chromosome 20, ASM71507v2, whole genome shotgun sequence, one genomic window encodes:
- the LOC142174223 gene encoding uncharacterized protein LOC142174223: MDQCLVESCSWMDRTHTLSSAGRGATGGGSQVGVHQTKRQTAPQPQVGNMCQTQAVMPDQVQEQGVQNAPPPVSTIVPTVVLPADALARLLNVLEALVPTEGGSSASQATLQTQKPVQTRTFRNKEVSLQEFLKLKSPKFTSSDNSADPQSFLDGTLKALHALGCSSERVVELATYKLEDMANTWYETVLLGRPAGAPPLTWDEFTKLFKNHFLPDNLMQQYARDFERMVQTPDMDVSTYNNKFYKLAIYAPHLVPTEEARVQRFVDGLVGRLYTAVALQMKTLSYSNLVDLARKIENKGREEPASNLRKKAKTGGDFSGGFSENRRLGHHLRDCPQPPRNFNKASIQSASLTQTTRNTSGATVDCHAKIVKFEIPNESSFVLRGSQVPETCKIVSFMKAQRLLKKGCLGLLAIVNDTSKETVSIENVPVVREFCGVFPEDLLGLPPIREINFGIDLLPETQPISIPPYRMAPTELRELKPTSPTEIRSFLGLAGYYRRFVQDLSRIAAPLTKLTQKNAKFQWTEECELSFQKRKTCLTTAPILALPSGSGGFTVFCDALRVGLGYVLMQNGRVITYASRQLKRYEQNYPTHDLEMVAVAKSSLVELIKSTQYEDERLCKHRDEALAGKRKDMIVESDGVLQMGDRLCVADVDGWFEAGETNLLGPDLVQEAMDKVQLIRQRLLIAQSRQKSYDNKRRRDLVFTIGDKVFLRVSPMKGVMRFGKRGKLGPKFIGPYEILDRVGVVAYRLALPLELSFIHPVFHVSMLRKCISDSSQVIEALIIPLNEKLSYEEEPMAVVDRQIRKLRSKEIVFVKVLWRNHTIEETTWEVEKDMQANYPICFSL; encoded by the exons ATGGAtcaatgtttagtagagtcttgttcatgg ATGGATAGGACACACACACTCTCATCTGCTGGACGTGGTGCTACGGGGGGTGGCAGTCAAGTTGGGGTTCATCAAACAAAAAGACAGACTGCTCCTCAACCTCAAGTTGGGAACATGTGTCAAACCCAAGCTGTTATGCCAGATCAAGTGCAAGAGCAGGGAGTTCAGAACGCTCCACCACCTGTGTCAACTATTGTACCTACTGTTGTTTTACCTGCAGATGCATTGGCAAGGTTATTGAATGTGTTAGAGGCATTGGTGCCTACTGAGGGAGGAAGTTCAGCTTCTCAGGCTACTTTACAGACACAAAAACCTGTACAGACTCGGACTTTCAGGAATAAGGAAGTATCCCTACAAGAGTTTCTGAAATTGAAGTCACCAAAATTCACAAGTTCCGATAATTCAGCAGATCCTCAAAGTTTCTTGGATGGGACACTTAAGGCATTACATGCTCTTGGATGTTCTAGTGAGAGAGTCGTGGAGCTTGCAACATACAAACTAGAGGATATGGCCAACACATGGTATGAAACGGTATTGCTAGGAAGGCCAGCAGGAGCGCCACCACTGACATGGGACGAGTTCACTAAGTTGTTCAAGAATCATTTTCTTCCAGACAATCTAATGCAACAATATGCTAGAGACTTTGAGAGAATGGTTCAGACTCCAGATATGGATGTGTCAACTTATAACAATAAGTTTTATAAGCTGGCTATATATGCTCCTCACTTAGTACCTACCGAAGAAGCTCGAGttcagaggtttgttgatggattgGTTGGCCGTCTATACACTGCAGTAGCCCTACAAATGAAGACTTTATCCTACTCTAATTTAGTCGACCTTGCTAGAAAGATTGAAAACAAGGGACGTGAGGAGCCAGCTAGTAATTTACGTAAGAAGGCCAAGACAGGAGGGGATTTCAGTGGTGGTTTTAGTGAAAATAGAAGA TTAGGACATCACTTGAGGGATTGCCCTCAGCCTCCGAGAAATTTCAACAAGGCTTCTATTCAGTCAGCTTCACTGACTCAAACTACTCGTAATACTTCAGGTGCTACAG TCGATTGTCATGCAAAGATAGTTAAGTTTGAGATACCAAATGAATCCAGTTTTGTTCTAAGAGGGAGTCAGGTTCCAGAGACTTGCAAAATtgtatcttttatgaaggctcaacgacTTCTGAAGAAAGGTTGCTTGGGTCTCTTAGCTATTGTAAATGATACAAGCAAGGAAACAGTTAGTATAGAAAATGTACCAGTAGTGAGAGAATTTTGTGGTGTATTTCCTGAGGATTTACTAGGATTGCCTCCAATACGAGAAAtaaactttggtattgatttgctaCCTGAGACACAGCCCATATCGATACCCCCATATCgaatggcaccaacagagttaaGGGAGTTAAA ACCTACTTCTCCTACAGAGATCCGCAGCTTTTTAGGCTTAGCAGGCTATTACAGGCGTTTTGTGCAGGATTTATCCAGAATAGCAGCGCCACTGACCAAGCTAACACAGAAAAatgcaaagtttcaatggacagaggaatgtgagctGAGCTTTCAGAAACGCAAAACGTGTTTGACAACTGCACCGATATTAGCCTTACCATCAGGTTCCGGAGGATTTACAGTATTTTGTGATGCTTTGAGGGTGGGATTAGGATATGTTCTCATGCAAAATGGTCGTGTTATTACTTATGCTTCGAGACAATTGAAAAGGTACGAGCAAAACTACCCTacacatgatttggagatggTTGCAGTG GCTAAGTCTTCATTAGTTGAGCTCATTAAGTCCACCCAATATGAGGATGAACGATTATGTAAACACAGAGATGAGGCCTTAGCTGGTAAAAGAAAGGATATGATTGTTGAAAGTGATGGTGTTCTTCAAATGGGTGACAGGCTATGTGTAGCAGACGTAGATGG ATGGTTTGAAGCTGGTGAGACTAATTTATTGGGACCCGACCTAGTACAAGAAGCTATGGACAAGGTCCAGTTGATCAGACAGAGATTGCTTATAGCTCAAAGTAGACAAAAGTCTTATGataataagagaagaagagatttagTGTTCACAATTGGGGACAAAGTCTTCCTACGAGTCtcccctatgaaaggtgtgatgcggtttgggaaaagAGGCAAGTTGGGCCCCAAGTTTATAGGACCGTATGAGATACTAGACCGAGTGGGAGTTGTGGCTTATCGTTTGGCACTTCCTCTTGAGTTGTCCTttattcatccagtgtttcatgtctcAATGCTAAGAAAATGTATATCAGACTCATCTCAGGTGATTGAAGCACTGATTATACCACTCAATGAGAAGttgtcttacgaggaggagccaatGGCTGTTGTTGATAGGCAAATAAGAAAACTACGGTCAAAAGAAATTGTGTTCGTTAAAGTTCTATGGAGAAATCATACCATTGAAGAAACTACTTGGGAAGTAGAAAAAGATATGCAAGCGAATTATCCCATTTGTTTTAGTCTATAG